In uncultured Draconibacterium sp., one genomic interval encodes:
- the hisH gene encoding imidazole glycerol phosphate synthase subunit HisH, with protein MNIVIIKYNAGNIESVNNALNRLGVNAEITADHDKIRKADKVIFPGVGEASTTMAYLRENKLDELIVSLKQPVLGICLGLQLMCSHSEENDTQCLGIFDEKVKRFIPKPGEEYITKVPHMGWNAIKDLKSDLFTSDLENEYVYFVHSYYAEKSEHTIATCDYILPFSAALHRDNFYATQFHPEKSGTIGAKILENFLKL; from the coding sequence ATGAACATTGTAATAATTAAATACAACGCAGGAAATATCGAATCGGTAAACAATGCACTTAACCGACTGGGTGTAAATGCGGAAATAACGGCCGATCACGACAAGATCAGAAAGGCCGACAAAGTTATCTTTCCGGGAGTTGGCGAGGCCAGCACAACAATGGCGTACCTGCGCGAGAACAAGCTCGACGAACTGATCGTATCGCTAAAGCAACCTGTTTTGGGTATTTGCCTGGGACTTCAGTTGATGTGCTCGCATTCGGAAGAAAACGATACCCAGTGCCTTGGTATTTTCGATGAGAAGGTAAAACGTTTTATTCCAAAACCCGGCGAAGAATACATTACCAAAGTTCCGCACATGGGCTGGAATGCCATAAAAGATCTGAAAAGCGACCTTTTTACGAGTGATCTGGAAAATGAGTATGTTTATTTTGTCCACTCGTATTACGCCGAAAAAAGTGAGCATACCATTGCCACATGCGACTATATTCTTCCGTTTAGTGCTGCTTTGCACCGCGATAATTTTTATGCCACTCAATTTCACCCCGAAAAAAGTGGAACCATTGGCGCAAAAATATTGGAGAACTTTCTAAAACTCTAA